A single genomic interval of Penaeus vannamei isolate JL-2024 chromosome 21, ASM4276789v1, whole genome shotgun sequence harbors:
- the Mocs2A gene encoding uncharacterized protein Mocs2A, whose translation MTEREVSVTVLFFAGARELAGIERATLTLTATTTPEQLLSQVVRSFGELEKIRGSVIVSLNQEYCAPGQDLVLSTGDEVAIIPPISGVFSSVCLYCHAYVDMGSHLKCLWRRLGP comes from the exons ATGACTGAGAGGGAGGTATCAGTCACAGTACTGTTCTTTGCTGGAGCACGTGAACTCGCTGGCATAGAGCGTGCCACTCTGACCTTGACAGCAACGACAACCCCAGAGCAACTCTTGTCACAGGTTGTCCGGTCCTTTGGGGAGCTAGAGAAGATCAGAGGGAGTGTTATTGTATCACTCAACCAGGAGTACTGTGCACCCGGTCAGGACCTTGTTCTTTCAACAGGAGACGAAGTCGCAATCATCCCCCCGATCAGCGGAG TATTTTCATCTGTATGTTTATACTgtcatgcatatgtagatatgggTTCACATTTGAAATGTCTATGGAGAAGATTAGGACCCTGA
- the LOC113802125 gene encoding molybdopterin synthase catalytic subunit yields the protein MDHIKLTQEVLSVDEVTRLVTDPGCGAVSLFVGTTRDNFQGQTVVRLEYEAYQEMAEKEMLKLCKSAREKWALQHIAIYHRLDVVPVTESSVIIAVSSVHRRESLEAVSFLIDELKANVPIWKKEIYNNGSGDWKKNKECQWANGKGPEAETKVDSEETCSGKRALDDNDNTCSQPIKKIKTEHLDETKSLEYCSQDKDSSCNTSKVKCEPDNHETERKINPAFVQIVVPKKELDRRIAAFQQRKRQELDVLNVQEFCTLSGGASTMSSCARTSAVVHRSKDSNSHLKLTKVVNEWGPQTRGIDPGSKPIGVVSVKEEEKGVISSHGSSTDNLQESSRNIKQENSSESVQCKTDFRNQQGVLPEGIEERLHNVESHLKIVPGGPVPQDIYTRLKAVEDRLLHLEGISPEYFGDKKIKIPEKQSYKKEIKAVEDDISLSEIDLRIHHLKMKLKQRQIKQVI from the exons ATGGATCACATAAAACTGACCCAGGAAGTGCTGTCTGTTGATGAGGTAACTCGCCTTGTCACCGATCCAGGATGCGGGGCTGTCAGCCTTTTTGTTGGTACTACTCGAGACAACTTCCAG GGTCAAACTGTAGTGAGGTTAGAATATGAGGCGTATCAAGAGATGGCAGAAAAGGAGATGCTGAAATTATGCAAAAGTGCAAGAGAAAAATGGGCTTTACAACATATAGCCATCTACCACAG ACTTGATGTTGTTCCTGTGACAGAGTCGAGTGTAATAATTGCCGTCAGCTCCGTACATCGCCGTGAGTCTCTTGAGGCTGTCTCATTCCTCATTGATGAGCTCAAGGCAAATGTGCCGATCTGGAAGAAGGAGATCTACAACAATGGAAGCGGTGActggaagaagaacaaggaatgcCAATGGGCCAACGGCAAGGgtccagaggcagagacaaaagtTGACAGCGAGGAAACGTGTTCTGGCAAAA gaGCATTAGATGACAATGACAACACTTGTTCACAACctataaagaaaatcaaaacagaacATTTAGATGAAACAAAGTCATTGGAATATTGCAGTCAGGACAAAGACTCAAGTTGCAACACAAGCAAAGTAAAGTGTGAACCTGATAACCATGAAACTGAGAGGAAAATCAATCCAGCTTTTGTACAAATTGTCGTCCCCAAAAAAGAA CTGGATCGAAGAATAGCAGCCTTTCAACAGCGCAAACGACAGGAACTAGATGTCCTAAATGTACAAGAATTTTGCACGTTGTCAGGAGGTGCCTCAACCATGAGTTCTTGTGCGCGAACTTCTGCTGTTGTTCATAGGTCAAAGGATTCTAATAGTCATTTAAAGT TGACCAAAGTAGTGAATGAATGGGGTCCTCAGACAAGGGGCATCGATCCAGGCTCAAAACCCATTGGTGTGGTGtcagtgaaggaggaagagaaag GAGTGATAAGTTCACATGGAAGCAGCACTGACAACTTGCAGGAATCAAGCCGTAACATCAAGCAAGAAAATAGTTCTGAGTCGGTTCAGTGCAAAACAGATTTTAGAAATCAGCAAGGAGTGTTGCCAGAAG GCATCGAGGAACGACTACACAATGTCGAGTCACACCTCAAGATTGTCCCGGGGGGTCCTGTGCCACAAGACATCTATACCCGACTCAAGGCTGTGGAGGATCGCCTTCTCCACCTCGAGGGAATTTCTCCAGAATACTTCGGAGATAAG AAAATAAAAATCCCCGAGAAGCAGtcatataaaaaggaaataaaagcagTTGAAGATGAt